A genome region from Crossiella equi includes the following:
- a CDS encoding acetate--CoA ligase family protein, with product MSSYDKAVVREVLDKARAQGREALSAPEGKLLCDAYGIPTPGEGLATTAEDAAGVAAAIGFPVVMKIVSPDILHKTEAGGVVVGVADESAAHEAFETIVANAKAYQADAEITGVQVQAMVGGGQEVIIGATTDDSFGKIVVFGLGGVLVEVLKDVTFRLAPLEPAEARVMVTDIKAVEILHGVRGAEPVDLDALADVVRRLGDLVTDFPEIRELDLNPVFASADGAIAADVRVLVQTGELTDRHVYSDEDIIRVMNRLMKPRNVAVIGASAEEGKIGNSVLRNLVNGGYQGGIHPINPKADEILGHKAFKAIGDVPVDVDVAVFAIPAKFVAGALEECGRKGVPAAVLIPSGFAETGNQELQDEVVAIARKYGIRLLGPNIYGYYYTPENLCATFCTPYDVRGGVALTSQSGGIGMAILGFSRTTKMGVSAIVGLGNKSDVDEDDLLTFFEQDDNTQCVAMHLEDLKNGRAFVHAAKRMTKKKPVVVLKAGRTSAGAKAASSHTGALAGDDKVYDDILRQAGVVRAPGLNEMLEYARGLPLLPTPKGENVVIITGAGGSGVLLSDACVDNGLSLMEIPDDLDAAFREFIPPFGAAGNPIDITGGEPPSTYEATIRLGLEDPRIHALILGYWHTIVTPPMVFAEVTARVVEQARAKGIDKPVVASLAGDVEVERASGYLFDHRVVAYPYTTELPVAVLGAKYRWARSAGLIER from the coding sequence ATGTCCTCCTACGACAAGGCCGTGGTGCGCGAGGTCCTGGACAAGGCCCGCGCGCAGGGACGTGAGGCGCTGTCCGCGCCCGAGGGCAAGCTGCTCTGCGACGCCTACGGCATCCCCACCCCGGGCGAGGGACTGGCCACCACGGCCGAGGACGCGGCCGGTGTGGCCGCCGCGATCGGCTTCCCGGTGGTCATGAAGATCGTCTCGCCGGACATCCTGCACAAGACCGAGGCGGGCGGGGTCGTCGTCGGGGTCGCCGACGAGAGCGCGGCCCACGAGGCGTTCGAGACGATCGTGGCCAACGCCAAGGCCTACCAGGCCGACGCCGAGATCACCGGCGTGCAGGTGCAGGCGATGGTCGGCGGTGGCCAGGAGGTCATCATCGGCGCCACCACCGACGACTCCTTCGGCAAGATCGTGGTGTTCGGCCTCGGCGGTGTGCTGGTGGAGGTCCTCAAGGACGTCACCTTCCGCCTGGCCCCGCTCGAACCCGCCGAGGCGCGGGTGATGGTCACCGACATCAAGGCCGTGGAGATCCTGCACGGGGTGCGCGGGGCCGAGCCGGTCGACCTGGACGCGCTGGCCGACGTGGTCCGGCGCCTGGGCGACCTGGTCACCGACTTCCCGGAGATCCGCGAGCTCGACCTCAACCCGGTGTTCGCCTCCGCCGACGGCGCGATCGCCGCGGACGTGCGGGTGCTTGTGCAGACCGGTGAGCTCACCGACAGGCACGTGTACTCCGACGAGGACATCATCCGGGTGATGAACCGGCTGATGAAGCCCAGGAACGTCGCCGTGATCGGGGCCTCCGCCGAGGAGGGCAAGATCGGCAACTCGGTGCTGAGGAACCTGGTCAACGGCGGTTACCAGGGCGGCATCCACCCGATCAACCCCAAGGCGGACGAGATCCTGGGCCACAAGGCGTTCAAGGCCATCGGCGACGTGCCGGTGGACGTGGACGTGGCGGTGTTCGCCATCCCGGCCAAGTTCGTGGCCGGTGCCCTGGAGGAGTGCGGCCGCAAGGGCGTGCCCGCCGCGGTGCTCATCCCCTCCGGCTTCGCCGAGACCGGCAACCAGGAGCTCCAGGACGAGGTCGTGGCCATCGCCCGGAAGTACGGCATCCGCCTGCTCGGGCCCAACATCTACGGCTACTACTACACCCCCGAGAACCTGTGCGCGACCTTCTGCACCCCCTACGACGTGCGGGGCGGGGTGGCGCTGACCTCGCAGTCCGGCGGCATCGGCATGGCCATCCTGGGCTTCTCCCGCACCACCAAGATGGGTGTCTCCGCAATCGTCGGTCTGGGCAACAAGTCCGACGTGGACGAGGACGACCTGCTCACCTTCTTCGAGCAGGACGACAACACCCAGTGCGTGGCGATGCACCTGGAGGACCTGAAGAACGGCCGCGCGTTTGTGCACGCGGCCAAGCGGATGACCAAGAAGAAGCCGGTCGTCGTGCTCAAGGCGGGCCGTACCTCGGCGGGGGCGAAGGCCGCCAGTTCGCACACCGGTGCCCTGGCCGGTGACGACAAGGTCTACGACGACATCCTGCGCCAGGCCGGTGTGGTGCGGGCACCCGGCCTCAACGAGATGCTCGAGTACGCCCGGGGCCTGCCGCTGCTGCCCACCCCGAAGGGCGAGAACGTCGTCATCATCACCGGCGCGGGCGGTTCGGGCGTGCTGCTCTCCGACGCCTGCGTGGACAACGGCCTGTCCCTGATGGAGATCCCGGACGACCTGGACGCGGCCTTCCGGGAGTTCATCCCGCCCTTCGGCGCGGCGGGCAACCCGATCGACATCACCGGCGGCGAACCGCCGTCCACCTACGAGGCCACCATCCGGCTCGGCTTGGAGGACCCCCGGATCCACGCCCTCATCCTCGGCTACTGGCACACCATCGTCACCCCGCCGATGGTCTTCGCCGAGGTGACCGCCCGGGTGGTCGAACAGGCCCGCGCGAAGGGCATCGACAAGCCGGTCGTGGCCTCGCTGGCGGGCGACGTGGAGGTCGAGCGGGCCAGTGGATACCTGTTCGACCACCGTGTTGTCGCCTATCCGTACACCACCGAGCTCCCGGTCGCGGTGCTGGGAGCCAAGTACCGCTGGGCGCGCTCGGCGGGACTGATCGAACGGTAG
- the frc gene encoding formyl-CoA transferase: MAQALDGVRVLDMTHVQSGPSATQILAWLGADVVKLEAPTGDITRKQLRDLPEVDSLYFTMLNCNKRSITLNMKSGAGKELFTKLVSDVDILVENFGPGAVDRMGFTWDRLQQLNPKLIYASIKGFGDGPYTHYKAYEVVAQAMGGSMATTGFEDGPPLATGAQIGDSGTGIHTVAGILAALYQREHTGRGQRVTVAMQHAVLNLCRVKLRDQQRLTHGPLAEYPNKEFGQEVPRSGNASGGGQPGWAVKCAPGGPNDYVYVIVQPVGWAPIAKLIGRPELAEDPEWATPEARLPKLDKMFQLIEEWTVHHTKREVLAMLNAENVPCGPILSTQELIDDESLVANEMVVEVDHPERGPFKTVGMPLKLSDSPAKVERSPLLGEHNEDVYVKQLGLTGTELAQLRANGVI; this comes from the coding sequence ATGGCACAGGCACTTGACGGTGTTCGCGTCCTGGACATGACCCACGTGCAGTCCGGTCCCTCGGCCACCCAGATCCTGGCCTGGCTCGGCGCCGACGTGGTCAAGCTGGAGGCACCCACCGGCGACATCACCCGCAAGCAGCTCCGCGACCTCCCCGAGGTCGACAGCCTCTACTTCACGATGCTCAACTGCAACAAGCGCAGCATCACGCTGAACATGAAGTCCGGGGCGGGCAAGGAGCTGTTCACCAAGCTCGTGTCCGATGTGGACATCCTGGTGGAGAACTTCGGTCCGGGCGCGGTGGACCGGATGGGCTTCACCTGGGACCGCCTCCAGCAGCTCAACCCGAAGCTCATCTACGCCTCCATCAAGGGTTTCGGCGACGGGCCCTACACCCACTACAAGGCCTACGAGGTCGTCGCCCAGGCCATGGGCGGCTCGATGGCCACCACCGGTTTCGAGGACGGCCCGCCGCTGGCCACCGGCGCCCAGATCGGTGACTCCGGCACCGGCATCCACACCGTGGCCGGGATCCTGGCCGCGCTGTACCAGCGGGAGCACACCGGGCGCGGGCAGCGGGTCACCGTGGCCATGCAGCACGCGGTGCTCAACCTGTGCCGGGTCAAGCTGCGCGACCAGCAGCGCCTGACCCACGGCCCGCTCGCCGAGTACCCGAACAAGGAGTTCGGCCAGGAGGTGCCCCGCTCGGGCAACGCCTCCGGCGGCGGCCAGCCCGGCTGGGCGGTCAAGTGCGCGCCCGGCGGGCCCAACGACTACGTCTACGTGATCGTGCAGCCCGTCGGCTGGGCCCCCATCGCCAAGCTGATCGGACGGCCCGAGCTGGCCGAGGACCCCGAGTGGGCCACCCCCGAGGCGCGGCTGCCCAAGCTGGACAAGATGTTCCAGCTCATCGAGGAGTGGACGGTCCACCACACCAAGCGGGAGGTCCTGGCGATGCTCAACGCCGAGAACGTCCCGTGCGGGCCCATCCTGTCCACCCAGGAGCTCATCGACGACGAGTCCCTGGTGGCCAACGAGATGGTCGTCGAGGTGGACCACCCCGAACGCGGCCCGTTCAAGACCGTGGGCATGCCGCTGAAGCTGTCGGACTCCCCGGCCAAGGTCGAGCGCTCGCCGCTGCTCGGCGAGCACAACGAGGACGTCTACGTCAAGCAGCTCGGGCTCACCGGCACCGAGCTGGCACAACTGCGGGCGAACGGAGTGATCTGA
- a CDS encoding thiamine pyrophosphate-binding protein, protein MAQTAQALPQSASTPVEVTESKTISGGHLVAKALKAEGVDVVFTLCGGHIIDIYDGCADEGIELIDVRHEQVAAHAADGYARITGKPGCAVVTAGPGTTDAVTGVANALRAESPMLLIGGQGALTQHKMGSLQDLPHVDMMTPITKFAATVPDTARAADMVSMAFRECYAGAPGPAFLEIPRDVLDASVPVEKARIPREGAYRASTRSLGDPADVERLADLLVKSEKPCILLGSQVWTTRGTDAALDLVRGLNIPAYMNGAGRGTLPPGDPHHYQLSRRYAFTNADLIIIVGTPFDFRMGYGKRLSAAATVVQIDLDYRTVGKNRDVDLGIVGDAGLVLAQVFAATTGRTNNGAANRKAWLEELRAVEEQSLAKRMPRQLSTANPIDPYRLVHEINEFLTEDSIYIGDGGDIVTFSGQVVQPKSPGHWMDPGPLGTLGVGIPFVLAAKYARPDKEVVALFGDGAFSLTGWDFETLVRYNLPFVGIVGNNSSMNQIRYGQAAKYGQDRARLGNTLGDVKYDQFAKMLGGYGEEVRDPADIRPALERARSSGLPSLVNVWVDPDVYAPGTMNQTMYK, encoded by the coding sequence ATGGCGCAGACCGCCCAGGCACTGCCCCAGAGCGCCAGCACCCCGGTCGAGGTAACCGAGAGCAAGACCATCTCGGGCGGCCACCTGGTGGCAAAGGCTCTCAAAGCCGAAGGCGTCGACGTGGTGTTCACTCTGTGTGGCGGCCACATCATCGACATCTACGACGGCTGCGCGGACGAGGGCATCGAGCTCATCGACGTCCGCCACGAGCAGGTCGCCGCGCACGCCGCCGACGGCTACGCCCGCATCACCGGCAAGCCCGGCTGTGCGGTCGTCACCGCCGGACCGGGCACCACCGACGCGGTGACCGGCGTGGCCAACGCGCTGCGCGCGGAGAGCCCGATGCTGCTGATCGGCGGGCAGGGCGCGCTGACCCAGCACAAGATGGGCTCGCTGCAGGACCTGCCGCACGTGGACATGATGACCCCGATCACCAAGTTCGCGGCCACCGTGCCGGACACCGCGCGCGCCGCGGACATGGTCTCCATGGCCTTCCGCGAGTGCTACGCGGGCGCCCCGGGCCCGGCCTTCCTGGAGATCCCCCGCGACGTGCTCGACGCCTCGGTCCCGGTGGAGAAGGCCCGCATTCCCCGGGAAGGCGCCTACCGCGCGTCCACCCGCTCGCTCGGTGACCCGGCCGACGTCGAGAGGCTGGCCGACCTGCTGGTGAAGTCGGAGAAGCCGTGCATCCTGCTCGGCAGCCAGGTCTGGACCACGCGGGGCACCGACGCCGCGCTGGACCTGGTGCGGGGCCTCAACATCCCGGCCTACATGAACGGCGCGGGCCGCGGCACCCTGCCGCCCGGCGACCCGCACCACTACCAGCTCTCCCGCCGCTACGCCTTCACCAACGCGGATCTGATCATCATCGTGGGCACGCCCTTCGACTTCCGTATGGGCTACGGCAAGCGCCTGTCCGCCGCCGCCACCGTGGTGCAGATCGACCTGGACTACCGCACGGTCGGCAAGAACCGCGACGTCGACCTGGGTATCGTCGGCGACGCCGGTCTGGTGCTCGCCCAGGTCTTCGCCGCCACCACGGGCCGCACCAACAACGGCGCGGCCAACCGCAAGGCGTGGCTGGAGGAGCTGCGCGCGGTGGAGGAGCAGTCCCTGGCCAAGCGGATGCCGCGCCAGCTGTCCACCGCCAACCCGATCGACCCGTACCGCCTGGTGCACGAGATCAACGAGTTCCTCACCGAGGATTCGATCTACATCGGCGACGGCGGGGACATCGTCACCTTCTCCGGTCAGGTCGTACAGCCCAAGTCCCCCGGCCACTGGATGGACCCGGGCCCACTGGGCACCCTCGGCGTCGGCATCCCGTTCGTGCTGGCCGCCAAGTACGCCCGCCCGGACAAGGAGGTCGTCGCGCTCTTCGGGGACGGTGCCTTCTCCCTGACCGGCTGGGACTTCGAGACCCTGGTCCGCTACAACCTGCCATTCGTGGGCATCGTGGGCAACAACTCCTCGATGAACCAGATCCGCTACGGCCAGGCCGCCAAGTACGGGCAGGACCGCGCCCGCCTGGGCAACACCCTGGGCGATGTCAAGTACGACCAGTTCGCCAAGATGCTCGGCGGCTACGGCGAGGAGGTCCGCGACCCCGCCGACATCCGCCCCGCGCTGGAGCGCGCCCGCTCCTCGGGCCTGCCCTCGCTGGTCAACGTGTGGGTCGACCCCGACGTGTACGCGCCGGGCACGATGAACCAGACCATGTACAAGTAG